Proteins from a genomic interval of Chryseobacterium indologenes:
- a CDS encoding DUF4876 domain-containing protein produces the protein MKRLIFLLIIPFFALISCSRDDDFGGKNEIKPVPFTVNIKYDASKYPAVANKGVANATVTMENAATGDKIIGKTDANGDLKLDAVLPGNYSIRAELQLKKSEYETEVGEQTSYQIVHFGGFQEKVTVNANISAALVRISSGNLGDLVIKQYYYAGSNAKTGASFRDQFIEIHNNSDQIIYADGLYVVLLEGNINNNVTNYTLPNGQFDWSLTAGGGSSANTDYVYANTFIKIPGAGSQYPILPGKSIVIAQTAVNHKAPYDDINGKSVAIQNPDETVDLSQADFETYLGDYNISIGKKPYAWDIQNILVPDMAITYWGSASNDLLLNLNSMLGIGIVRASDAEVASWRKIANPKSPTTGSLTLQIPKKYIIDGVDITDDEQKAPKDFPFDIDASRTFVVNKLGLAAGNYSGLSVIRKTKEIIDGRVILQDTNNSANDFVTIKANPRGYAQ, from the coding sequence ATGAAACGATTAATATTTTTGTTAATAATTCCGTTTTTTGCGCTTATAAGTTGCAGCAGAGATGATGATTTCGGAGGAAAGAATGAAATTAAACCAGTACCATTTACCGTAAATATTAAATATGATGCATCAAAATATCCTGCTGTTGCCAATAAAGGTGTTGCCAATGCAACCGTAACGATGGAAAATGCTGCTACCGGCGATAAAATTATAGGAAAGACAGATGCCAACGGAGATCTGAAACTGGATGCAGTATTACCGGGAAACTATAGTATCAGGGCTGAACTGCAATTGAAGAAAAGTGAATATGAAACAGAGGTTGGAGAACAGACAAGCTATCAAATTGTACACTTCGGAGGGTTTCAGGAGAAAGTAACGGTTAATGCCAATATTTCCGCTGCTTTAGTAAGAATTTCCAGTGGAAACCTTGGGGATCTGGTTATCAAACAATACTATTATGCAGGGTCAAATGCCAAAACCGGAGCCAGTTTCAGGGATCAGTTTATTGAAATTCATAACAACTCTGACCAGATTATATATGCGGATGGCTTATATGTAGTGTTACTGGAAGGAAATATTAATAATAATGTAACGAATTATACTTTGCCTAATGGTCAGTTTGACTGGAGCTTGACTGCAGGAGGTGGCTCTTCAGCCAATACGGATTATGTATATGCCAATACATTTATTAAAATACCCGGTGCAGGATCTCAATATCCGATTTTACCAGGGAAAAGCATTGTCATTGCACAAACAGCAGTGAACCATAAAGCCCCATATGATGATATTAACGGGAAATCCGTTGCCATACAAAACCCTGACGAAACAGTTGATCTCAGTCAGGCTGATTTTGAAACTTATCTGGGAGATTACAACATAAGTATAGGTAAAAAGCCTTATGCATGGGATATTCAGAATATTTTGGTTCCGGATATGGCGATTACATATTGGGGAAGCGCTTCTAATGATTTGTTGCTTAATCTTAATTCCATGTTGGGAATCGGGATTGTAAGAGCTTCTGATGCTGAAGTTGCCAGCTGGAGGAAAATAGCTAATCCTAAATCTCCCACCACAGGTTCTTTGACTTTACAAATTCCTAAAAAATACATTATTGATGGAGTGGATATCACAGATGATGAACAGAAAGCCCCTAAAGACTTCCCTTTTGATATCGATGCATCCAGAACATTTGTAGTCAATAAATTAGGGTTGGCAGCGGGCAATTATTCCGGACTTTCTGTGATCAGAAAAACAAAAGAAATTATTGATGGACGTGTTATTTTGCAGGATACTAATAACTCAGCCAATGATTTTGTAACGATTAAAGCAAACCCTAGAGGATATGCGCAATAA
- the dnaK gene encoding molecular chaperone DnaK yields the protein MSKIIGIDLGTTNSCVAVMEGKDPVVIPNAEGKRTTPSIVAFTEDGERKVGDPAKRQAVTNPTKTVYSIKRFIGTHFKDDASEIARVPYKVVSGPNDTVKVKIDDREYTPQEISAMTLQKMKKTAEDYLGQEVTRAVITVPAYFNDAQRQATKEAGEIAGLKVERIINEPTAAALAYGLDKNHKDQKIAVYDLGGGTFDISILDLGDGVFEVLSTNGDTHLGGDDFDDVIINWMADEFKAEEGVDLKTDAIALQRLKEAAEKAKIELSSSPQTEINLPYITATATGPKHLVKTLTKAKFEQLSADLVRRSMEPVAKALKDAGLSTSDIDEVILVGGSTRIPIIQEEVEKFFGKKPSKGVNPDEVVAIGAAIQGGVLTGDVKDVLLLDVTPLSLGIETMGSVFTKLIEANTTIPTKKSEVFSTASDNQPAVSIRVGQGERSMFNDNKEIGRFDLTDIPPAPRGVPQIEVTFDIDANGILSVSAKDKGTGKEQSIKIQASSGLSDEEIERMKKEAQENSAADAKKKEEVEIFNKADGLIFQTEKQLKEFGEKLSADKKAAIEAAHGELKTAFEAKNVDDVKAKTEALDAAWMAASEELYAAGQQPGADAGAGQNPGGNAGGADDVQDADFEEVK from the coding sequence ATGAGTAAAATAATTGGAATTGACTTAGGAACAACCAACTCTTGTGTTGCTGTGATGGAGGGTAAAGACCCTGTTGTTATCCCGAATGCAGAAGGTAAAAGAACAACACCTTCGATTGTAGCTTTCACAGAAGATGGTGAAAGAAAAGTAGGTGATCCTGCAAAAAGACAGGCTGTAACGAATCCAACAAAGACTGTTTACTCTATCAAAAGATTTATTGGAACACACTTTAAAGATGATGCTTCAGAAATCGCAAGAGTACCTTATAAAGTGGTTTCCGGGCCAAACGATACTGTAAAAGTAAAAATTGACGATAGAGAATATACTCCACAGGAAATTTCTGCAATGACTCTTCAGAAAATGAAGAAAACTGCTGAAGATTATCTTGGACAAGAAGTAACAAGAGCGGTAATCACTGTTCCTGCTTATTTCAACGACGCACAAAGACAAGCTACAAAAGAAGCTGGTGAAATTGCTGGTCTTAAAGTAGAAAGAATTATCAACGAGCCTACAGCTGCAGCATTAGCTTACGGTCTTGATAAAAATCATAAAGATCAGAAAATCGCAGTATATGACCTTGGAGGTGGTACTTTCGATATCTCTATCCTTGACTTGGGAGACGGTGTATTCGAAGTATTGTCTACAAACGGTGATACTCACTTGGGAGGTGATGACTTTGATGATGTGATCATCAACTGGATGGCTGACGAATTCAAAGCTGAAGAAGGAGTAGATTTAAAAACTGATGCTATTGCTCTTCAAAGATTGAAAGAAGCAGCTGAAAAAGCTAAAATCGAATTGTCTTCTTCTCCACAGACTGAGATCAACTTACCCTATATTACAGCTACAGCTACAGGTCCTAAGCACTTAGTGAAGACTTTAACTAAAGCTAAATTCGAGCAATTATCTGCTGATCTTGTAAGAAGATCTATGGAGCCGGTTGCTAAAGCATTAAAAGATGCAGGTTTATCAACTTCTGATATTGACGAAGTAATCTTGGTAGGTGGTTCTACAAGAATCCCGATCATCCAGGAAGAAGTAGAAAAATTCTTCGGTAAAAAACCATCTAAAGGAGTTAACCCGGATGAGGTTGTAGCTATTGGTGCAGCTATCCAGGGAGGTGTATTAACAGGTGATGTGAAAGATGTATTACTTCTTGACGTTACTCCACTTTCTTTAGGTATTGAAACTATGGGTTCTGTATTCACAAAATTAATTGAAGCGAATACTACCATCCCAACTAAAAAATCTGAAGTATTCTCTACAGCTTCTGACAACCAGCCAGCTGTAAGCATCAGAGTAGGACAGGGAGAAAGATCTATGTTCAACGATAATAAAGAAATCGGTAGATTTGACCTTACAGATATTCCACCGGCACCAAGAGGAGTTCCTCAGATTGAAGTAACTTTCGATATTGATGCTAACGGTATCTTAAGTGTATCTGCTAAAGATAAAGGAACTGGTAAAGAGCAGTCTATCAAAATCCAGGCTTCTTCAGGTCTTTCTGACGAAGAAATCGAAAGAATGAAAAAAGAAGCTCAGGAAAACTCTGCAGCGGATGCCAAGAAAAAAGAAGAAGTTGAAATCTTCAATAAAGCAGACGGATTGATCTTCCAGACTGAAAAGCAATTGAAAGAATTCGGTGAAAAACTTTCTGCTGATAAAAAAGCAGCAATCGAAGCGGCTCACGGAGAATTGAAAACTGCTTTCGAAGCTAAAAATGTTGATGACGTAAAAGCTAAAACTGAAGCATTAGACGCAGCATGGATGGCAGCTTCTGAAGAATTATATGCAGCGGGTCAACAGCCGGGTGCTGATGCAGGAGCAGGACAAAATCCTGGAGGTAATGCAGGGGGTGCTGATGATGTACAGGATGCAGACTTCGAAGAAGTAAAATAA
- the ppk1 gene encoding polyphosphate kinase 1 encodes MSLHFNPRDITWLAFNERVLQEAMDEKVPLHLRIRFLGIFSNNLDEFFRVRVAGLKRAMDFKEKVIAESFYQPPSKILQRINEVVMRQQLNFDKTWKKIQTEMAEHKVYIKNAKNLTAKQKEFVRTYFDEVVESNVIPILLHENTPMPYLRDKSLYLGVAMRKKDWQYSSNYAIIEIPSRFVGRFVLLPTEDPEEKNVMLLEDVITFNLPHIFSYFGYDEFAANAFKVTKDAELDLDNDIRTNFAEKIEKGLKNRRKGKPTRFVFDKDMDKALLELLIRKLNLTKKDSIIPGGKIHNFKHFMDFPDVFEAYARPVERTSFTHQAFEHGERVTDVILKEDVLLTFPYHKYNPVIDLLREAAMDPDVKSIQITAYRLASSSKIINALIYAARNGKEVTVMLELQARFDEESNLEWKDMLEPEGITVLVGLPNKKVHAKLCVIKKRAHNKTIQYGFVSTGNFNEKTARIYGDHLLLTSDRGIMADINKVFNVLKKPKDDFISVLKTCKNLLVCPQFMREKIVHHIDKEIEEAKAGRKAEIIVKVNSLSDRLLIEKLYDAATVGVTIKLIVRGIYCAVNQKEFKEKIKAISIVDEYLEHARVMYFYNKGSEDLYISSADWMTRNLDYRIEAAAKITDKNLKKELKDILDIQLRDNVKARILDKKLSNEYIRNDKKECRSQIETYIYLKAKTNKK; translated from the coding sequence ATGTCTTTACACTTTAATCCAAGAGATATTACATGGCTTGCCTTTAATGAGAGAGTTTTACAGGAAGCTATGGATGAAAAAGTTCCTTTGCATTTAAGAATACGTTTTCTCGGAATCTTCTCCAACAACCTCGATGAATTCTTCAGAGTACGTGTTGCCGGATTAAAGCGTGCCATGGATTTTAAGGAAAAAGTGATTGCTGAGTCTTTTTATCAGCCTCCATCCAAAATCCTTCAACGAATCAATGAAGTGGTCATGAGGCAACAGCTTAATTTCGACAAAACCTGGAAAAAGATCCAGACCGAAATGGCTGAACATAAAGTTTACATTAAAAACGCCAAAAATCTGACCGCAAAACAGAAAGAGTTTGTCAGAACTTACTTTGATGAAGTCGTGGAATCTAATGTAATCCCTATTCTCCTTCATGAAAACACTCCCATGCCTTACCTGAGGGACAAAAGTCTCTATCTGGGGGTAGCCATGAGAAAAAAAGACTGGCAATATTCCAGTAATTATGCTATTATTGAAATTCCTTCTCGTTTTGTCGGAAGATTCGTATTGTTGCCAACAGAAGATCCTGAAGAGAAAAATGTCATGCTTCTTGAAGATGTAATTACCTTTAACCTGCCTCACATTTTTTCCTATTTCGGGTATGATGAGTTTGCAGCCAATGCTTTTAAAGTAACAAAAGATGCGGAACTGGATCTGGATAATGATATCCGCACCAACTTCGCAGAAAAAATAGAAAAAGGACTCAAAAACAGAAGAAAAGGAAAACCTACGCGTTTCGTTTTTGACAAAGATATGGATAAAGCCCTGCTGGAGCTTCTCATCCGAAAATTGAACCTGACCAAAAAAGACAGTATTATTCCGGGAGGAAAAATCCATAATTTCAAACATTTCATGGATTTTCCTGATGTTTTTGAAGCCTATGCAAGACCCGTGGAAAGAACCTCCTTTACTCATCAGGCTTTTGAGCACGGTGAAAGAGTAACGGATGTGATTCTTAAAGAAGATGTACTGCTCACGTTCCCTTATCACAAATATAACCCGGTCATTGACCTTCTTCGTGAGGCCGCAATGGATCCCGATGTAAAGTCAATACAAATCACCGCATATCGTCTTGCAAGCAGCTCAAAGATCATCAATGCCCTGATCTATGCAGCCCGAAACGGCAAAGAAGTTACGGTAATGCTGGAACTTCAGGCAAGATTTGATGAGGAATCCAACCTGGAATGGAAAGACATGTTGGAACCGGAAGGAATCACCGTACTTGTAGGGCTCCCGAATAAAAAGGTACATGCCAAATTATGCGTTATCAAAAAGAGGGCTCACAACAAAACCATTCAGTACGGGTTTGTAAGTACCGGAAATTTTAATGAAAAAACAGCAAGAATCTACGGTGATCATTTGCTCCTGACATCAGACCGTGGCATTATGGCAGACATTAATAAAGTATTCAATGTATTAAAAAAACCGAAAGATGACTTCATTTCAGTTTTGAAAACATGTAAAAATTTATTAGTTTGCCCTCAGTTTATGCGCGAAAAGATTGTTCACCATATCGACAAGGAAATCGAGGAGGCCAAAGCCGGAAGAAAAGCTGAAATCATTGTAAAAGTAAACTCTCTAAGCGACCGTCTACTGATTGAAAAATTATATGATGCCGCCACCGTGGGCGTCACCATCAAACTTATTGTCAGGGGAATTTATTGCGCAGTAAATCAGAAAGAATTTAAAGAAAAAATAAAAGCGATAAGTATTGTAGACGAATATCTGGAACATGCCAGGGTGATGTATTTCTATAACAAAGGTTCGGAGGATCTGTATATTTCCTCGGCAGACTGGATGACCAGAAATCTTGATTACAGGATTGAAGCAGCTGCTAAAATCACTGATAAAAACCTGAAAAAGGAATTAAAAGACATTCTTGACATTCAGCTCAGAGATAATGTAAAAGCCAGAATTTTAGATAAAAAACTGAGCAATGAATATATCAGAAACGATAAAAAAGAATGCCGATCACAAATTGAAACCTATATATATTTAAAAGCTAAAACCAACAAAAAATGA
- a CDS encoding exopolyphosphatase, with protein MKIAAIDIGSNAARLLINEVKINNRKPEFIKLNLLRIPLRLGMDVFTMGKIGHEREKMVIDSMKIFSDLMKIYKVDHYRACATSAMRDAANGNEIIRQVKDTSGINIEIISGDEEASLVFENHIAEGLDKEFAYLYIDVGGGSTELTFYENNKMVYERSFNIGTIRLLNNLVTLDNWKEMKDEIKNNIVSKKPIVAIGSGGNINKVFSMSKTKDGKPMSLSHLKKVYKVFNELSVEERMTKYSLREDRADVLVPALSIFNNVMSWADINRIFVPKISVADGLIQNIYSQLQHKK; from the coding sequence ATGAAGATAGCAGCGATAGACATAGGAAGTAATGCAGCCCGACTTCTTATCAATGAAGTAAAAATAAATAACAGAAAACCTGAATTCATCAAGCTCAACCTTCTGAGAATCCCTCTCAGGTTGGGAATGGATGTTTTCACCATGGGTAAAATCGGTCACGAAAGGGAGAAAATGGTCATTGATTCTATGAAAATCTTTAGTGACCTGATGAAAATCTATAAAGTAGACCATTACAGGGCCTGCGCTACAAGTGCCATGCGTGACGCAGCCAATGGAAATGAAATCATCAGGCAGGTAAAAGATACATCGGGAATCAACATAGAGATCATCTCCGGTGACGAAGAAGCAAGTTTGGTTTTTGAAAACCATATAGCAGAAGGTCTCGACAAAGAATTCGCCTATTTATATATTGATGTGGGAGGAGGTTCTACAGAGCTTACGTTCTATGAAAACAATAAAATGGTATACGAGAGATCTTTCAACATCGGAACCATCCGTCTTCTGAATAATCTGGTTACTTTAGATAACTGGAAAGAAATGAAAGATGAGATCAAAAATAATATTGTCAGCAAAAAACCGATCGTGGCCATTGGTTCAGGAGGAAATATCAACAAAGTATTCTCCATGAGCAAAACCAAAGACGGAAAACCGATGTCACTTTCTCATCTTAAAAAAGTATACAAGGTTTTTAATGAGCTTTCTGTGGAAGAAAGGATGACCAAATACTCTCTCAGAGAAGACAGGGCTGATGTCTTGGTACCTGCGTTGAGTATTTTCAATAACGTCATGTCCTGGGCGGATATCAACAGAATCTTTGTTCCGAAAATATCTGTAGCAGACGGTTTGATTCAGAATATCTACAGCCAGCTGCAACATAAAAAATAA
- a CDS encoding NAD-dependent epimerase/dehydratase family protein, whose protein sequence is MNSIKIILTGATGMVGEGVLMECLENPNVSEILSISRKPSGKTHPKLKEYIISDFLSMDFNDEAIKGYDACFFCAGVSSVGMNEEEYTRITYDTTIHFAGAVLNQNPEMVFNYVSGAHTDRTESGKVMWARVKGRTENALKKMNFKAVYNFRPGFMKPVEGQLNVKWFFKPFIWFFPVFLPSKSLTLHEVGRAMINAVQKGYPTSTLEIRDIKNLAI, encoded by the coding sequence ATGAACTCAATTAAAATAATTCTGACCGGTGCTACCGGAATGGTAGGAGAAGGAGTTTTAATGGAATGCCTGGAAAACCCCAATGTTTCTGAAATCCTTAGCATCAGCAGAAAACCATCCGGAAAAACTCACCCAAAGCTGAAAGAATATATTATATCCGACTTCTTGTCAATGGATTTCAATGATGAAGCCATAAAAGGATATGATGCCTGTTTCTTCTGCGCCGGAGTCAGCAGTGTTGGAATGAATGAAGAAGAGTATACCAGAATCACTTACGATACCACCATACATTTTGCCGGAGCCGTTTTGAATCAAAATCCTGAAATGGTTTTCAATTATGTCTCCGGAGCTCATACCGATCGCACAGAAAGTGGAAAGGTCATGTGGGCAAGAGTGAAAGGCAGAACAGAAAATGCTTTAAAGAAAATGAATTTCAAAGCAGTTTACAATTTCCGTCCCGGTTTTATGAAACCGGTTGAGGGTCAATTGAATGTAAAATGGTTTTTTAAACCTTTTATTTGGTTTTTTCCTGTTTTTTTACCGTCAAAATCACTAACTTTACACGAAGTGGGTAGAGCAATGATCAATGCCGTGCAAAAAGGATACCCTACCTCCACTTTAGAAATTAGAGATATTAAAAATTTAGCGATATGA